In Papilio machaon chromosome W, ilPapMach1.1, whole genome shotgun sequence, a single genomic region encodes these proteins:
- the LOC123723314 gene encoding uncharacterized protein LOC123723314, which yields MDNTVMDEGQDNVCLNANLPLSEDESVSRRQLGATTAEKVSPRDKNGGSPLGLPRRPLSISPDEQADPAVALKVASTSTRGRGKRALGAYSFLKEAKEYLAEGEESGDDDSDATYRAPYRKIASPVQATRGLYEDEDHSAPLAVTVEALAAEALMNVAKIQGEVKKSGHLKGTVLGQINKATQEVIDAVEGLRSITPEEEQRRLRADDARLARELELMRRKLRAFKEAYAEQNKTPVASRNTAGVQPGVEEIIKEAMEGMRRELLQSVGGMVNARLEDLEMRLPAEPVIRPHLNADQRQPPPPRHRVRSGLAISAMKGTADQPAQAKAAQPGPKRVPKTKARPTVPPPPPPPKGKQRDGNEEMASSTGTGPVQQDQIPQEAPWSKVVGRKSRGKAPTQPTLQTVEIQKRAVVAPKPIKIVAPKTAAIMITLKEGATIATTDGQIVAAKYAEVLSKARASISLRDVGLESVKIRTSMTGSKLMEVGGETPDESADRLAAELTRVVGDLADITRPTKLADLRFTGLDDSVSREELAEKVATAGGCSPT from the exons ATGGACAACACTGTGATGGATGAGGGACAGGATAATGTCTGTCTGAATGCGAACCTGCCGCTGTCTGAGGATGAGAGCGTGTCTAGGCGCCAACTCGGTGCCACGACTGCTGAGAAAGTTTCGCCGCGGGATAAGAACGGAG GTTCCCCTCTGGGACTTCCCAGAAGACCCTTAAGTATATCGCCTGATGAGCAGGCCGACCCAGCGGTAGCCCTCAAGGTGGCCTCAACGTCAACTCGAGGCCGCGGTAAGCGAGCTTTAGGAGCCTACAGCTTCCTAAAGGAAGCAAAGGAGTATTTGGCTGAGGGGGAGGAGAGCGGGGATGATGACTCTGATGCCACCTACCGTGCACCTTACAGAAAGATAGCGAGCCCAGTCCAGGCGACCAGGGGGCTTTACGAGGACGAAGACCACAGTGCCCCACTTGCCGTAACAGTGGAGGCCCTTGCTGCAGAGGCCCTGATGAACGTCGCAAAAATACAGGGCGAAGTTAAAAAGAGTGGACACCTTAAAGGCACAGTGCTTGGCCAGATTAATAAGGCCACGCAGGAAGTAATAGACGCAGTAGAGGGCCTACGATCTATTACACCAGAAGAGGAGCAGCGCAGACTCCGTGCTGACGACGCTCGGCTCGCAAGAGAGCTAGAGTTGATGCGTAGAAAACTACGAGCCTTTAAAGAAGCGTATGCTGAACAGAACAAAACCCCTGTGGCATCGAGGAACACAGCTGGGGTCCAACCAGGTGtagaagaaataataaaagaggCTATGGAAGGAATGAGACGCGAGCTTCTGCAGTCGGTGGGCGGAATGGTCAACGCCCGCCTCGAAGACCTGGAGATGCGTCTCCCTGCAGAGCCTGTGATACGACCACACCTGAACGCCGATCAGCGACAGCCACCACCGCCCCGCCACAGAGTCCGTTCTGGTTTGGCGATCAGCGCTATGAAAGGAACAGCCGATCAGCCAGCCCAAGCCAAGGCTGCTCAGCCAGGGCCCAAGAGGGTCCCGAAGACGAAGGCGAGGCCGACTGTCCCTCCGCCTCCTCCTCCCCCCAAGGGAAAACAGAGAGACGGAAATGAAGAAATGGCCTCCTCAACTGGAACAGGACCAGTGCAACAAGACCAGATTCCTCAAGAAGCGCCATGGTCGAAGGTTGTCGGCCGTAAATCAAGGGGAAAGGCTCCGACCCAGCCCACTCTCCAAACTGTGGAAATCCAAAAAAGGGCCGTGGTCGCCCCAAAGCCTATCAAGATAGTGGCCCCCAAGACGGCGGCCATTATGATAACTTTGAAGGAGGGGGCGACCATAGCCACAACTGATGGCCAAATTGTTGCGGCCAAGTATGCGGAGGTCCTATCTAAGGCTAGGGCCTCTATCTCGCTTAGAGATGTTGGTCTGGAGTCGGTCAAGATACGAACTAGTATGACCGGCTCCAAACTGATGGAGGTGGGAGGGGAGACTCCAGATGAGTCGGCCGACCGCCTAGCCGCAGAGTTGACCAGAGTCGTTGGGGATTTGGCGGATATTACCCGCCCAACCAAACTGGCCGACCTTCGGTTTACCGGTTTGGACGACTCGGTCAGCCGCGAGGAGCTGGCGGAAAAGGTGGCGACGGCTGGGGGCTGCTCCCCCACCTAA
- the LOC123723312 gene encoding uncharacterized protein LOC123723312: MSNTEDAFQEARSLQNEPSDHVCKVGIRIPPFWPEEPEIWFAQVEGQFSIAGITSDSTKFNYAIGQLGNLYSKEVKDLIVNPPSTNKFEKLKSELIKRLSASKEKKLTQLLMHEEMGDRKPSQFLRHLESLGGSQISTDFLKTVWVSRLPTGIQTVLAGQTSTTIEEMADIADRINDLVPSTPQVASTSRQSENVDLAREIAALRKEVQQLALRQRSGRSRTRSRLRDRQRSSSRSQSSYRRHPVCWYHFKFADKATKCCPPCDFKSENSRGNR; encoded by the coding sequence ATGAGCAACACCGAGGATGCATTTCAGGAGGCACGAAGTTTGCAAAATGAACCTTCTGACCATGTATGTAAGGTTGGAATTCGCATACCACCGTTTTGGCCGGAGGAACCCGAGATATGGTTTGCCCAAGTGGAAGGTCAGTTTAGCATTGCCGGCATCACAAGCGACTCgaccaaatttaattatgccATTGGTCAGCTGGGAAACCTATACTCCAAAGAGGTCAAGGATTTAATTGTCAATCCACCCTCCACcaacaaatttgaaaaattgaaatcGGAGCTGATTAAAAGACTAAGTGCATCAAAAGAAAAGAAGTTGACACAGCTGTTGATGCATGAGGAGATGGGTGACAGGAAGCCGTCACAGTTTCTTCGGCATCTTGAGAGCTTAGGCGGATCGCAAATCTCAACCGACTTTTTGAAGACAGTTTGGGTCAGCCGGTTACCTACCGGCATTCAGACGGTTTTGGCCGGACAGACTTCTACCACAATTGAAGAGATGGCGGACATAGCAGATAGGATCAATGACCTGGTCCCCTCGACACCTCAGGTGGCATCAACCAGCCGACAGAGTGAGAATGTCGACTTGGCCAGGGAGATCGCTGCTTTACGAAAGGAGGTCCAACAGCTGGCCCTCAGGCAACGAAGCGGCAGATCAAGAACCAGGTCCCGACTACGCGACCGTCAGCGCTCTTCGTCGAGATCCCAGTCCAGCTACCGGCGACACCCAGTCTGTTGGTACCACTTTAAATTCGCTGACAAGGCGACAAAGTGCTGCCCCCCATGTGACTTCAAGTCGGAAAACTCCAGAGGCAATCGGTAA
- the LOC123723313 gene encoding uncharacterized protein LOC123723313, whose translation MSLANSGRTQRVMLTRCDSLSPKEGPTSKEDPSDPEETNGATPAKGAAHKSKRGRGRPLSTELAEAEVAASLRTAREARASIPSGPAHLSLVETEEDQTSVALNKCVEASLKTIIDVATKSTNIKGTLVKALKEAAANIKAAVSQLRERTMSEEIARLEAANARLQRDMEELRRELKDIDKRRPAQPGEADIRQLLDEVSRANVEMFGTILNARLAGLEDRLLPEPRRRPPLAADRREEDDATPAPLPKAKKGATKKGPAKEPLPTTSGTGAQDRAATSAAAPGEAPPKKKKKKKKKKQPSLAAKEAAQARDKSAPTPAEAPWTTVVSRGAKKAAKKASKGPDKTRPPERPKVKLRAPKTAAVTLTLAPGAEKSGATYATVLAEAKSRINLAELGIADVKFRRAATGAQMLEVGGDAASEKADSLAAKLREVLGPEKVRIGRPVKCAEVRITGLDDSVTAAEVVESVAREGGCAADDIRSGKLAFGPRGDGSLWLSVPVAAAKKVTDAGRVRVGWTSARVVLFAPRPTRCFRCLETGHMGAKCQCEVDRSKLCFRCGKPDHRAQDCSADPNCPVCEAAGKLAGHSIGGDGCVTAGQKSARRERGAPKRWPRRKAKKAGVERMDTSS comes from the exons ATGTCTCTCGCAAACAGCGGGCGCACGCAGAGGGTCATGCTGACGCGCTGCGACTCGCTT AGTCCAAAAGAAGGGCCTACCTCAAAAGAGGACCCTTCTGACCCGGAGGAGACAAATGGTGCTACTCCCGCCAAGGGGGCAGCCCACAAATCAAAACGAGGACGGGGCCGGCCCCTCAGTACGGAGTTAGCCGAGGCCGAGGTGGCCGCGTCGCTACGCACAGCGAGAGAGGCAAGGGCCTCCATACCATCCGGCCCGGCTCATCTCTCGCTGGTGGAAACCGAGGAGGACCAGACAAGTGTCGCCCTCAACAAATGCGTGGAGGCGTCACTTAAAACAATCATAGACGTGGCAACCAAGTCCACCAATATAAAGGGGACGTTGGTGAAAGCGCTGAAGGAGGCGGCGGCAAACATCAAGGCCGCCGTCTCTCAGCTAAGAGAGCGGACGATGTCGGAAGAGATTGCGCGGCTGGAAGCAGCAAACGCGCGCCTCCAAAGAGACATGGAGGAGCTACGGCGCGAACTCAAAGATATCGACAAGCGCCGACCTGCCCAGCCTGGCGAAGCAGATATCCGGCAGCTGCTGGATGAAGTATCGCGTGCCAACGTGGAAATGTTTGGCACCATACTCAACGCCAGGCTGGCAGGACTAGAGGATCGTCTCCTACCCGAACCGCGGCGCCGGCCCCCACTGGCGGCGGACAGGAGAGAGGAAGACGACGCCACCCCCGCTCCGCTCCCTAAGGCGAAAAAGGGGGCGACGAAGAAGGGACCAGCCAAGGAGCCCCTGCCCACAACATCGGGCACCGGGGCCCAGGATCGGGCGGCAACTTCGGCGGCGGCCCCAGGCGAGGCTCCGcccaaaaagaaaaagaagaagaagaagaagaagcagCCGAGCCTGGCCGCTAAAGAGGCCGCACAGGCAAGGGACAAGTCTGCCCCTACGCCCGCCGAAGCCCCGTGGACTACGGTAGTGTCCCGCGGGGCCAAGAAAGCGGCCAAGAAGGCGTCCAAGGGGCCGGACAAGACTCGCCCCCCCGAAAGACCGAAGGTCAAACTACGAGCCCCAAAGACCGCGGCGGTCACCCTCACTCTCGCTCCGGGAGCAGAGAAGAGTGGCGCTACGTATGCCACGGTCTTGGCCGAGGCGAAGAGCCGCATAAACCTCGCGGAACTTGGCATCGCCGACGTCAAGTTCCGCAGGGCGGCCACGGGCGCCCAAATGTTGGAGGTGGGGGGCGATGCAGCCTCGGAAAAGGCCGACTCTCTGGCCGCTAAACTCAGGGAGGTGCTCGGCCCGGAGAAGGTCAGGATCGGCCGGCCGGTGAAATGCGCCGAAGTGCGCATCACTGGCCTCGACGACTCTGTCACCGCGGCCGAGGTCGTGGAGTCAGTGGCCAGAGAGGGAGGCTGCGCGGCCGACGATATAAGGTCGGGCAAGCTCGCCTTCGGCCCGAGGGGGGATGGCTCCCTCTGGCTGAGCGTGCCGGTGGCGGCCGCCAAAAAGGTGACTGACGCCGGTCGCGTGAGGGTCGGCTGGACCTCGGCCAGAGTGGTGCTGTTCGCCCCGCGGCCGACGCGGTGCTTCCGCTGCCTCGAGACGGGACACATGGGTGCCAAGTGCCAGTGTGAGGTGGACCGCAGCAAGTTGTGCTTCCGCTGCGGAAAGCCAGATCACCGGGCACAGGACTGTTCGGCAGACCCGAACTGCCCCGTCTGTGAGGCGGCGGGCAAACTGGCGGGCCACTCGATCGGCGGCGACGGCTGCGTCACCGCCGGGCAGAAGTCGGCGCGCAGAGAGAGAGGTGCGCCTAAGCGATGGCCTCGGCGTAAGGCCAAGAAGGCCGGAGTGGAGCGGATGGACACCAGTTCGTAA
- the LOC123723316 gene encoding uncharacterized protein LOC123723316, with product MELWVDGLAGAEHGVRTIQAIRPRLHQWSVRKYGSLTFRITQVLSGHGCFGRYLCRIGREETASCHGCGAEEDTAQHTLEVCTAWSNERRTLVTEIGGDLSLPSVIDAMLGIFLFVLNKKVGWIAKSLTMEQKRIKDVEKMNKEN from the exons ATGGAGCTCTGGGTGGATGGCCTGGCTGGCGCTGAACATGGCGTCCGCACAATACAGGCCATACGCCCACGGCTCCATCAATGGAGCGTACGAAAGTACGGATCCCTCACCTTCCGGATCacacaggtgctgtccggTCATGGATGTTTCGGACGGTACCTGTGCCGGATTGGGAGGGAAGAGACAGCGTCGTGCCATGGGTGTGGCGCTGAAGAGGACACGGCGCAGCACACCCTAGAGGTGTGCACAGCCTGGTCCAACGAGCGCCGCACCCTGGTAACGGAAATTGGCGGTGACCTCTCGCTTCCCAGCGTTATAGACGCCAtgttgggaa tatttttatttgtactgaataaaaaagttgGATGGATTGCTAAATCTCTAACGATGGAGCAAAAGAGGATAAAGGATGTTGAAAAGATGAACAAGGAAAACTGA